A window of Parachlamydiales bacterium contains these coding sequences:
- the rpmA gene encoding 50S ribosomal protein L27 — translation MAHKKGQGSSRNGRDSESKRLGIKVGAGQIIKTGNIIVRQRGTRWHPGKNVGRGTDDTLFALADGVVTFRKTNRTVVSIETGV, via the coding sequence AGGACAAGGTTCTTCGCGTAACGGTCGTGATTCAGAATCCAAAAGACTCGGGATCAAAGTGGGCGCAGGACAAATTATTAAAACCGGTAATATTATCGTTCGTCAGCGTGGTACACGTTGGCATCCAGGTAAGAACGTAGGTCGCGGTACTGATGACACACTCTTCGCTTTAGCTGACGGTGTTGTTACTTTCCGTAAGACTAATCGTACCGTGGTCTCTATTGAGACAGGCGTATAA